The Paramisgurnus dabryanus chromosome 3, PD_genome_1.1, whole genome shotgun sequence genome includes a window with the following:
- the cdk5r1a gene encoding cyclin-dependent kinase 5 activator 1a — protein sequence MGTVLSVSPSYRKAGLFDEIPPPLAHYTAVQNSKNAKDKNLKRQSIINVLPWKRIVAASAKRKGSKKLASGDSQDEESVGTLNSQNLKKSQSCANLSSFIQEPTVSSIPTSKTTANVASTAKRTSITGSVGQAANAGTPKRVIVQASTSELLRSLGEFLCRRCYRLKRLSPADPVLWLRSVDRSLLLQGWQDQGFITPANVVFLYMLCREVISAEVSSERELQAELLTCLYLSYSYMGNEISYPLKPFLVETDKDAFWNRSLAIINRMSSKMLQLNSDPHYFTQVFADLKNESQKEEENRLLIGLDR from the coding sequence ATGGGAACTGTACTGTCAGTCTCCCCAAGCTACCGTAAGGCTGGCCTGTTTGATGAAATACCACCCCCTCTGGCACATTATACAGCTGTGCAAAACAGCAAAAATGCCAAGGACAAGAACTTGAAACGGCAGTCCATCATTAATGTCCTGCCATGGAAGCGCATCGTGGCTGCTTCGGCCAAGAGAAAAGGCTCTAAGAAGCTGGCCTCTGGTGACAGTCAAGATGAAGAAAGCGTGGGGACCCTCAACAGCCAAAACCTGAAGAAGTCCCAGTCATGTGCCAATCTTTCCAGCTTCATCCAGGAACCAACGGTGAGTTCCATACCCACATCTAAGACCACCGCCAATGTGGCCTCAACTGCCAAAAGGACCTCAATCACTGGATCTGTGGGACAAGCCGCCAATGCAGGCACACCTAAAAGAGTGATTGTGCAGGCTTCCACCAGCGAGCTGCTAAGGAGCCTGGGTGAGTTCCTGTGCCGACGCTGTTACCGCCTGAAGCGCCTCTCGCCTGCTGACCCCGTGCTCTGGTTGCGCAGTGTGGACCGGTCACTGCTTCTGCAGGGTTGGCAGGACCAGGGCTTTATTACCCCGGCTAACGTGGTCTTCCTGTACATGCTCTGCCGTGAGGTCATTTCAGCTGAGGTGTCTAGCGAGCGTGAGTTGCAGGCCGAGCTGCTCACTTGCCTTTACCTGTCCTATTCCTACATGGGAAATGAAATTTCCTACCCCCTCAAGCCTTTTTTGGTGGAGACAGACAAAGATGCCTTCTGGAATCGGAGCCTGGCTATCATTAACCGCATGAGTAGCAAAATGCTTCAGCTTAACTCTGACCCGCATTACTTCACCCAGGTTTTTGCTGACCTTAAGAACGAAAGCCAGAAGGAAGAAGAGAACCGACTGCTTATTGGCCTGGATCGATAA